From the Pomacea canaliculata isolate SZHN2017 linkage group LG4, ASM307304v1, whole genome shotgun sequence genome, one window contains:
- the LOC112561430 gene encoding mucin-22-like, which translates to MFFGTKFFVVGLVGWLILKVVPQDTNSTSGDNYTSPSSLTTTMSTDSETSAESTSSDLLSTTPVSETSTSTQTTTTTVTTNQSALPTSESQTFIPTEAVVSDATETTSASDVPTTLQTDTTLQANSSTTTLLVSSTTQTTTATSAVTDASSATTSAVTNASSVTTTETATAIITTTDTETTTVITTTAAATNTSSTTTTEASSTLVATSTDAADTSSATTTETATAIITTTDTETTTVITTTEAATNTSSTTTTEASSTLVATSTDAADTSSATTTETATAIITTTDTETTTVITTTEAATNTSSTTTTEASSTLVATSTDAADTSSATTTETATAIITTTDTETTTVITTTAAATNTSSTTTTEASSTLVATSTDAADTSLTTSLATTSAVTNTSSATTTAGATNTSLATTTAGDTTAAAATNTSLATTTAGVTTTAATSQATLSTTTSSGAVLSTTPAAQGIVGAASQVNVSSANAQESIVNVLDTIDRSVNSSISGDSALDNYTQAIRIIVDKIAQANWTQSQRRNTSESKRHSTLYKLIIVCLAEGSVDG; encoded by the exons ATGTTCTTTGGGACAAAGTTCTTCGTGGTGGGACTGGTAGGATGGTTGATATTAAAGGTGGTCCCTCAAGACACTAACTCTACAAGTGGTGATAATTACACATCGCCATCATCATTGACAACCACCATGTCTACAGATTCGGAGACATCAGCAGAAAGCACTAGTTCAGATCTTCTGTCAACTACTCCTGTTTCCGAGACTTCGACAAGCACGCAGACTACAACAACTACTGTAACAACAAACCAATCTGCTTTACCGACCTCTGAAAGTCAGACTTTTATTCCAACGGAAGCTGTGGTGTCTGATGCAACAGAAACAACATCAGCATCAGATGTGCCAACAACTTTGCAAACAgatacaacactacaagcaaACTCGTCGACAACTACTTTGCTAGTTTCGTCGactacacaaacaacaacagcaa CATCTGCAGTTACTGATGCATCATCAGCTACAACATCTGCAGTCACTAATGCATCATCAGttacaacaacagaaacagctaCAGCAATAATTACTActacagacacagaaacaacaacagtgattacaacaacagctgcagctACTAATACATCGTCAACTACAACAACAGAAGCTTCATCAACACTGGTAGCTACATCAACAGATGCAGCTGATACATCATCAGctacaacaacagaaacagctaCAGCAATAATTACTActacagacacagaaacaacaacagtgatTACAACAACAGAGGCAGCTACTAATACATCGTCAACTACAACAACAGAAGCTTCATCAACACTGGTAGCTACATCAACAGATGCAGCTGATACATCATCAGctacaacaacagaaacagctaCAGCAATAATTACTActacagacacagaaacaacaacagtgatTACAACAACAGAGGCAGCTACTAATACATCGTCAACTACAACAACAGAAGCTTCATCAACACTGGTAGCTACATCAACAGATGCAGCTGATACATCATCAGctacaacaacagaaacagctaCAGCAATAATTACTActacagacacagaaacaacaacagtgattacaacaacagctgcagctACTAATACATCGTCAACTACAACAACAGAAGCTTCATCAACACTGGTAGCTACATCAACAGATGCAGCTGATACATCATTAACTACATCATTAGCTACAACATCTGCAGTTACTAATACATCATCAGCTACAACAACAGCTGGAGCTACTAATACATCATTAGCTACAACAACAGCAGGAGAtacaacagcagctgcagctaCTAATACATCATTAGCTACAACAACAGCAGGAGTTacaacaacagctgcaacaTCGCAAGCAACTTTGTCAACAACTACGTCATCCGGAGCTGTATTGTCAACTACACCAGCTGCG CAAGGGATTGTGGGTGCAGCCAGTCAAGTGAATGTGTCGTCTGCGAACGCGCAGGAAAGCATCGTTAATGTCCTGGACACCATCGACAGGAGTGTGAACAGCTCCATCAGCGGCGACAGCGCCCTG GACAACTACACACAAGCAATTCGCATCATTGTTGACAAGATTGCTCAGGCCAACTGGACACAAAGTCAACGGAGGAACACCAGTGAAAGTAAGAGACATTCCACATTGTACAAACTCATTATCGTGTGCTTGGCAGAAGGAAGTGTTGATGGCTAG